The window CATAGCGGCaggaaattaaattaattaagcGTTCAGTTTTCTTGATTGTTCCGAGTGttcttaatgaaaataaatacaatttacaattaaaGTAGAAGATAATTAACTAATTTATTGTACGATTTATTTTTAGCATCCTTCCCCTTTAAATATCTGCAGCATGACATTGTTAGTCTTACTCCATAAAATCTGTAATTATTCACTAGAATTCAACTTTCATTGAAAagtaatgaatggatttaaaggaCAAATTCACTCTCTCCTTCCTCTCTACTGGACAAAGGGAGCTAACTTCTTGAATATAAAGCAACCACGAAATCCAGCTTTATGGTATACAATGATATATTTGTAGGTCACCTGCGGTGGGGTCGGTGGCCAGGGTCAGGTCTAGAGTGTTATTGATGGCCTGGACCAGGTTCATACGAGTTGTGTCCCCTGAAAGACAAACGGgttgaaacattaaattttgttatcaaatattaattcatttcatcaaaaacattaataaatttaGTTAAGTGTATATAAATCTTATCATAACGAGTACCGGTATACACTGAAGCACTTGGttcaatatcaaaattatttatataatgccCTTTCATTTACCAGTGAACCTCACTGAGTCCCTTTCATTATACTGTAAACCTATTATATTTGGCTTTGTACGATATTTGCTGAAAATTGATTGCTTATAAGTTATAACAAGTTAGCCTGGATTTGAACTTAAATTAGCGTATTTCTGCATGCACACATTCTTATACATATttgcatggcatttagcgatgtactagATTTTGCAGAAGCCATATTCTAAAACTCTGCCGAACTCAACCAATATGCCCTGCAAAGGAGCAGTTTCTGTAAAAAGGTTAATTAAATCTTCTAAATAATTGATAAGAAGAAGCTAAAACATTCCACAATGATAAAGCTGGATAATAAAAGAATACATTAGGATATCAGACATTCAAATATTGAACGAGTTTGCTAGCTTTAGATAGGATTCCGCCAATTCCAGTTATCTATGACACCTTACACAGATGCTGCATTCCCCAATGGTCGCTATATATCAGGGTTATAGATATCAACTCATCCATTTTAATACCAacacaaataaaatttcatgtgGGCAATAAGAAATTCAAAATCTGGTTGTCCACATGATGAGCGGTTTGTCCCGAATagaattgtattttgtttgtttttaaccgggttttccaacggaaaaatccggttattaaaatggtgaaaatggcgggcgggcgggcggattggtgggcgggcgggcggctgccaaaagggtaccctcattgtacggataactcctcctacagttttcaagataggaagttgttcttttgcagatcaattgtacatatatcagaggtgtgcatattgctaggattttgatttccgataatttatcgaaaaaataccagcttttgaacttagtcatttttttgcaaaatattgcatatagggtaccctcattgtacggataactcctcctacagttctcaagataggaagttgttcttttgcagatcaattaaacatatatcagaggtgtgcatattgctaggattttgatttctgataatttatcgaaaaaataccagcttttgaacttagtcattttttggcaaaatattgcatatagggtaccctcattgtacggataactcctcctacagttctcaagataggaagttgttcttttgcagatcaattgaacatatatcagaggtgtgcatattgctaggattttgatttctgataatttatcgaaaaaataccagcttttgaacttagtcatttttttggcaaaatattgcatatagggtaccctcattgtacggataactcctcctacagttctcaagataggaagttgttcttttgcagatcaattgtacatatatcagaggtgtgcatattgctaggattttgatttccgataatttatgaaaaaaataccagcttttgaacttagtcattttttggcaaaatgttgcatatacatgtagggtactccatttcactggataaggtttgacatggattatggatacagtttacataaaagaaaacccggtttgctgtcacattgacagcttttcacttgtttattatttgttaGAGTGAGTACCATAAAAATGTGTATAATTCACACCTTTAACCAGCCACTATACGtactataacttcaatttcactcctcatttccttatttacatatcaattttttacatactcccaaaaaagtgggggccAACTCTatgataattccattttttatatgtaaattttaaaaaaattgttgctgcgagaaaaagtgtgtggggggggggggggggggcaggcccccctgatgctacgtgcctgataagATTTCCATTGTTAACCACAACCCTGCATATAAGTTAATTTGCGcttcatcaaattttatttacatttaattttacataatagataagcaatgcaaaaaaataaaccaaCTTGATATTGGCGTTTCAATCTATAAATATTAGAAAGCGATATGCGTTTCACTATGCATCAGTTTTGATGCTTTGCACATGATTTAAACACAGTAAACTTTGCAAAATTTGGTCGACATTGGCATGACTTTCAACTCCAAACTTCACTGTTACATTAAAATGAGGTTTATCATACCATAAACTGCAGGAGGAGTATCAGGCACGTAGGTAAAATGTGCAGCCCTCGCAAAGTTTAATGATGTCACTTTTGAGAGCTCTTTCAGAACGCCAGTACGGCGAAATCTCCTTAACATTGTTTTTGCAGGAGCTGCcatttctactttcacttttctTACCAATCCGCGGtaaatgaaataagaaaaaaaaaacctgaagaaattcaattttttttaaacatatactaTTGCATAGAACTTTTGTACAGACAGTGAAATCTTAATTGgtaaaaagaaatttgaatagAATAAGAGAGTGACATTTTTAGGCTCGCAGTGAAAATCTATTCTGATATCGAAAGTGGAATTTCACAATATGGCAGAAGAATCGGTTGGTCCAGGGATCGTGGAGTGGTATGGAGGGGGAGACCGCCCCGGTCATAGATGTGGATACTGCAAAAGCACCGACTCGAACGTCTCTGACGGTAACAAATAAAATGAGCATTGTCAATGGGATTTATAATTCAGATTCCGTGCATGAATCGGCTGTTGTTATCGGACTAAGACAGTTGCCAACCCAAACAAAGAAGACAAGAGTTGTATTCGGGCTCAAAATTAGACGCGTCTCTAAACACAAGTTCTCCATGGTTTTCATTCCCCCTGGAGTACAAATGTACCTTATCACATACATGTCTAAATCTGTTTGACTTTCATCTCTTTAACTTATCTTCCTTAAATTGTCTTAACTTTTTGTATCATTTGGTATTTTAAACTCGTTTAATTCTTTATTAGCagaatttttaaatgcatttatgaCCCAATAGTTTGTAAAATTTCTAGTGTCTATAGCTGCATGTGGAAATTTTGGTTATAAActcaataattttaatatatcttaaatttaGAGTGTATactatattgaattaaattccTCATAGACTTCCATTAAGGCACCAATCATAATATTTTTACTCCAAAATTGCAAATCTTTCATGAACTTTTATTATGAATTCATAATTTTCTATAAATGACTCTATTAATATTTAAGtagtatttttaatgtttatcttTTTCTGTAGGAATGTGGGCTCATAAACTTACAGTACAAGATTATCAAGACCTTATAGACAGGGGATGGAgaaggtgagagagagagagaaagagagagagaaatgatcaatttattaatatcatatcataattatatactgAGAACATggacaaaacaaataaaaggggggttaactttttaattttcactGGAATATAGTTCTATCTCTGGAGTTGTCTGTTTGTAGAAGTGGAAAGTACTGCTACAAACCCAAAATGGACACCACATGTTGTCCCCATTACACAATAAAACAAGACGctctaaatttcaaaatgagcaagtcccacaaaaaaatcatcaaacagTTCAATAAGTTTCTCATCCACGGTAAGAAGAAAGGGGAACATGACAAGCCGGAGGGGGAGGAGTCAGTAAAAGGGGGCGGAGCTGACACTAGTAGTAAGGAGGAGACATCTGTCAATCACAACTCACCAAAAGAGGACAAATCAATGGAAGCAGAGCAGATAAAGAAAACACCAAAACCAGGTATAGACTATAGATCTTTTGTAAATGGAATTTGAATTACTCCCCCTTTACTGCCACAGAGTAGGCCTAGCTTTGTAGATTATATGGTAtactttgtaaaaatcatgaattttaatttttgtttctttaagGGCTCGGGGCAGACCCCACCAAACCTAAGTGTAAGAAAGCTAAAGATCTGAGGAGAGAGAAAAAACTTGCCAAACAGACAGAAAAgggacagacagagagacaggcAGACAATACAGAGCAGTCGAAACAACAGGTAGGCAATAAATATTCAGTTACAGAACGGAATGAATAGATCAGAATACCATACTAGTTCTAAGGGTTTATTTTCCATTCATGGACCCTCTTAGGGTAATATCAGCAAAAATACAAGTATGATTTGTAGCCTTAACAAATACATCCAAGaagtttacaatatttttttgggTTGTATTTTCTACATTCTCCGGGGAAAATCCCTGGACACCAACAATTTGGACCTAGATAACAACACGTTTATTTCACAGGTCACCatattatattgattatttagttaaaataaagaaattctgGTCAAATACATATTGtttttcactttaaaataaCAGGCACACCACCTGACATTATATATTCTCATTATTATAAATACACCTCCTACCTAATAATACGCCTGATACTCGgtaatagaattaatttttatccTCCCTGTCTTGTGGTCAGTCACTCAGTTTACTACCAAGTCAACTACTGCAAAACAGCACAATGAGTTTCAAGTGATTTGACTTTCTTATGAGAAATAATTGAGATGGTGGCAATGTGTACCTTGTGTATAATTAGGAAGGggatatattttttactttgaCAGTATTGTATAATGTCAGGAGCCTGTGTTTTAAATCTATGCACATTGCATTGCTATGTTAcgatattatacaaatattgactgtgGTTGaaggcaacattgattatattagcccccgagggacgaaatattgcacGACACGAAGCTGGAGGCAATATTTTcctcccaagggggctaatataatcaatgttgcccgaaaacacagtcaacatttgttttgttatatgaagaaacaaaccaaaatttaagaaagtaattgaaaacagatggCCGTAATTTTCTTAGTTcaacaaagaaatcattttgtgcaaagttcatttccaaaatatcctcagtaTCAAAAGGTCACTGGTGATATACCTCCGACCGTAAGaattctacctgattttacttcacagtaattcaaAATCCTTATATCccttatgatagcaaaccgtcgcattgcgcgttcATTATTTACTTGCCTTGattgactgtctattatgacatcaccttgttttggagtcgcaaagaattatttacgtcatcgtttacgaatcaacaaatcagaggcgattatttgaaatagatggaatgttctctagattttattcctagccggtcaatatcaaaaaaatattgaccggtcaatatttttcggacgagctaatattacaattattgactattcgtctatatagagttatatagtgagaatatactactgaatataacaaatcaaTATATGTTGATGCTACACCTGTGAAGATACTATTTAAGACATAAAAACTATGCCTGGCTATTTCTAAAGAACTTCTGATTTTCTGGTTGTAGAAATCTCAGGAGAAGACACTGGAGGATTTACTGAGAGAACCGGAGCAGACTGAGAACTGTGCCCACAAACTAGAGGTTAGTGTATAGGGACCCTCTGTGTGTgtctcatctctctctctctctctctctctctctctctctctctctctctctctctctgtaaacaTGTATAGATAGATGATTATTTTTCCCCATTAGGTCTATCTATGGCTATCTATGGTTTATTACATgctctttaaatatttttatcacacATTCAGTGAATTATTATTTCCAATAGGGAGTAGTTTATAATAAAAGCACTGATAGGATCAAAGCTGCAGACTTTTGTGATCATAAAGGTCAGGGTTGTAAAATGTTTAAGTCATGACGTTTAAGGTCACATTAATCATGCCCATGAATTTTGTTACCTTTTCATATGGCCATCTTGGGCCAACAAGTGTTAAAAATATACCTCTTGCTTATCTTTGATAAGGGTTTCCAGTCTTTCCTTCTCTCTAAGCAAGTTAAGTTGTCAGTGTTCCCTTTTGAATTTATGCCATCTGAGAGTGGTGATGCGCTGTATTTACAGATTCGACTGGTGAGGTCCGAGCCCGCCAGCGAAGAGTTCACCCGCTCCTTTACCCCGGCCCACAACGTGTATCACTCCTATCAAATGATAATCCACAAGGACCCTCCCAACAAGCCCAGTGTGGCCCAGTACACTAGGTTTCTATGCGACTCCCCGCTTGAggtaaacacattttatttgaGGTTGTTTGGTGTTGTAGGTGAGGTTAGTGCGGGTCAATCCCCCGTCCTCCGAGTTCCGAAAGTCTCACCGTGAGTCGTACGGCATCTTCAAGGAGTACCAGATGAGGATCCACAAGGAGGATGAATGTGACTGCTCCATGGGACAGTTTGACGACTTTCTGTGCGAGGGACCGCTGGAGGTAGTAACACTGCTGAGACATGGCACCAAGTCTTAAGCTTTACTTGGGAGAGGGAAAAAATCTGAAAAGTTGGTTAATCCTCTCAATTGAAACTTGTtcagttaaatataaataatgtaaataaaattatattcatttagGACATTTGCAGAAATCTAGTTATATATTCtaaaaaagaagttttatttCAGTTCAACAGTATATTCAGCCAGGcattatgaatttatatatcattacctccgtatatttatatatcattacctccgtatatttatatatcattacCTTTGTATATTTTTGTGCAATTTATATGTGATACTTCCTTGTAAATGATCATTATGGTATTTGATCAATTTTGCACTTATTGTtcacaaacaaaccaaaagaatatatattattatctGTTAAAAGCTGCTTTATGATTTGTGTAACTTATTCTTTGTGTAAGGACTGAGTCAATCTTTTATTAAAGAGTTATTTACTGTAAAGACAGTAAGTTGTTATCTATGTAAGGACTGTTTTATTCTTTGCCTTATTTTTGTGTAGGAGGAATATAGGGAGGGGGGACCACCCATGGGGTATGGGTCGTTTCACCAGCACTACCTGCTGGACGGCCAGATCATTGCTGTGGGGGTCATCGACATCCTGCCCTCCTGTGTGTCCTCAGTGTACCTTTACTATGACCCAGACTACGACTTCCTTAGTCTCGGGACCTACTCAGCTCTCAGGTAAATCATCTCATGTTTACAGTTAGTATATCAATGACTTATATCTCTGGTAAATCATTGCATATTTATGGTCAGTTAAGGAACATACTCAGTTTCATTATCTCATGTTAAAATCATTCTTGGGATGTATACAGGTACACCATCTCATGATTATAGTCAGGCACTCAGCTCTCAAATAAATCTTCTCATGTTTACAGTTAACTAAGCTGGTACACTATCTAATGTTTATAGTCATCCCTTTTCTGTTTGTTTACAGTTAGGTCCTAAACAAACTCAGATAcattactgtaaacgtatttcATATagctgtttattttatttagcttttttggcggaaaacggcgctgctaaatcaagtacattgccaaatgtaaaatggataaaaagataaaaaggttCATTCAGGaatattccgccaaatatcgtacacgctaaATATGGTACGTTTACAGTATCTCACATTATATgtttaccggtatatttatAGACAGTCCTTAGAAGTATATAGGTACTCCATCTAATGTTTACAACTATCCCTTAGAAGTATATCGGTACTCCATCTCATATTTATTCATAGCTATCCCTTAAAAGCTAGTGTATACAGGTAGACCATCTAATGTTTACAGCCaacaatttgaaatataaaataggtACACCATCTCATGTTTTCAGCGAACTCTTTGAAGTATATAATAGGTACACCATCTCATGTTTACAGCCAACTCTTTGAAGTAAATAATAGGTACACCATCTCATGTTTACAGCTATCCCTTAGAAATATATACTAGGTACTACATCTCATATTTATTCATAGCTATCCCTTAAAAGTTTATGTACAGGGACACCATCTTATGTTTACAGCCAACTCTTTGAAGTATATACCGGTAATAGGTACACCATC is drawn from Crassostrea angulata isolate pt1a10 chromosome 5, ASM2561291v2, whole genome shotgun sequence and contains these coding sequences:
- the LOC128185039 gene encoding arginyl-tRNA--protein transferase 1-like isoform X2, whose protein sequence is MAEESVGPGIVEWYGGGDRPGHRCGYCKSTDSNVSDGMWAHKLTVQDYQDLIDRGWRRSGKYCYKPKMDTTCCPHYTIKQDALNFKMSKSHKKIIKQFNKFLIHGKKKGEHDKPEGEESVKGGGADTSSKEETSVNHNSPKEDKSMEAEQIKKTPKPGLGADPTKPKCKKAKDLRREKKLAKQTEKGQTERQADNTEQSKQQKSQEKTLEDLLREPEQTENCAHKLEVRLVRVNPPSSEFRKSHRESYGIFKEYQMRIHKEDECDCSMGQFDDFLCEGPLEEEYREGGPPMGYGSFHQHYLLDGQIIAVGVIDILPSCVSSVYLYYDPDYDFLSLGTYSALREIAFVRELNKKAPDLKYYYMGYYIHSCPKMRYKGQYYPSFLLCPEVFSWHPIEECSPKLDKNRYSRFADPDKEDEGGRVDLDSVMILHRRMAMTYQQYKLLNPKTKTQHDDVVRKYAGFVGQSCATRMLLYRN
- the LOC128185039 gene encoding arginyl-tRNA--protein transferase 1-like isoform X1, with translation MAEESVGPGIVEWYGGGDRPGHRCGYCKSTDSNVSDGMWAHKLTVQDYQDLIDRGWRRSGKYCYKPKMDTTCCPHYTIKQDALNFKMSKSHKKIIKQFNKFLIHGKKKGEHDKPEGEESVKGGGADTSSKEETSVNHNSPKEDKSMEAEQIKKTPKPGLGADPTKPKCKKAKDLRREKKLAKQTEKGQTERQADNTEQSKQQKSQEKTLEDLLREPEQTENCAHKLEIRLVRSEPASEEFTRSFTPAHNVYHSYQMIIHKDPPNKPSVAQYTRFLCDSPLEEEYREGGPPMGYGSFHQHYLLDGQIIAVGVIDILPSCVSSVYLYYDPDYDFLSLGTYSALREIAFVRELNKKAPDLKYYYMGYYIHSCPKMRYKGQYYPSFLLCPEVFSWHPIEECSPKLDKNRYSRFADPDKEDEGGRVDLDSVMILHRRMAMTYQQYKLLNPKTKTQHDDVVRKYAGFVGQSCATRMLLYRN
- the LOC128185039 gene encoding arginyl-tRNA--protein transferase 1-like isoform X3, which codes for MAEESVGPGIVEWYGGGDRPGHRCGYCKSTDSNVSDGMWAHKLTVQDYQDLIDRGWRRSGKYCYKPKMDTTCCPHYTIKQDALNFKMSKSHKKIIKQFNKFLIHGKKKGEHDKPEGEESVKGGGADTSSKEETSVNHNSPKEDKSMEAEQIKKTPKPGLGADPTKPKCKKAKDLRREKKLAKQTEKGQTERQADNTEQSKQQKSQEKTLEDLLREPEQTENCAHKLEIRLVRSEPASEEFTRSFTPAHNVYHSYQMIIHKDPPNKPSVAQYTRFLCDSPLEVRLVRVNPPSSEFRKSHRESYGIFKEYQMRIHKEDECDCSMGQFDDFLCEGPLEEEYREGGPPMGYGSFHQHYLLDGQIIAVGVIDILPSCVSSVYLYYDPDYDFLSLGTYSALREIAFVRELNKKAPDLKYYYMGYYIHSCPKMRYKGQYYPSFLLCPEVFSWHPIEECSPKLDKNRYSRFADPDKEDEGGRVDLDSVMILHRRMAMTYQQYKLLNPKTKTQHDDVVRKYAGFVGQSCATRMLLYRN